From Drosophila suzukii chromosome 2R, CBGP_Dsuzu_IsoJpt1.0, whole genome shotgun sequence, a single genomic window includes:
- the LOC108017901 gene encoding uncharacterized protein: MVTSNLLSTKIGILLLGIHLAGAARKWDYEPISLTATSSDESKAKVDLKIDRLGRAEWGMSGTIEWKYDMNVESMVEASAYRSNSGDESDYKLLPWAIPKQKFYDYLETYYKDVIIKNLGHCSNLPQFKGKFQPPWPQNTYKFDKCKIDGDGLPDVAPPGFYKILFTQFGSGQPTWGFTAIFKLTAKVF, from the exons ATGGTAACCTCTAATTTGCTTTCAACTAAAATCGGAATACTACTTTTGGGTATACACTTGGCAGGGGCAGCA CGAAAATGGGACTACGAGCCTATATCACTGACCGCAACCTCTTCGGATGAAAGTAAGGCAAAGGTTGACCTGAAAATAGATCGTCTGGGGCGTGCAGAATGGGGGATGTCCGGCACCATAGAGTGGAAATATGATATGAATGTAGAATCTATG GTTGAGGCCTCTGCCTATCGCAGTAATTCGGGCGATGAGAGCGACTACAAGCTGTTACCTTGGGCAATTCCCAAACAGAAATTCTATGATTACCTCGAAACCTACTACAAGGATGTGATCATAAAAAACCTGGGCCACTGTTCCAACCTTCCGCAATTTAAGGGAAAATTTCAACCTCCCTGGCCACAGAACACCTATAAGTTCGACAAGTGTAAGATCGATGGTGATGGACTACCGGATGTCGCACCACCCGGATTTTACAAGATTTTATTTACCCAATTTGGTTCTGGCCAGCCTACATGGGGTTTTACGGCGATTTTTAAGCTGACAGCCAAAGTGTTTTAG
- the LOC108017722 gene encoding uncharacterized protein, giving the protein MVTMASLRFSLVSIFLGVLLINGIRAARKWDYEPISIDTTSSDDSLINFDIKIVRISRGEFGVTAKVEWNYDTTEETMVEAVVYRSSSGDENDYKMLPFSLPKQTFYDYLNTYYKDVIIKNFGPCSNIPQFEDKFQPPWPKQTFIADKCLIDGEGFPDILPAGFYKIIFNCTGADQPSWSFTAIFKLTNKMF; this is encoded by the exons ATGGTCACAATGGCGTCCCTCCGCTTCTCGTTGGTTTCAATATTTTTGGGTGTCCTGCTGATCAATGGAATCAGAGCAGCG CGGAAATGGGATTACGAGCCCATATCGATCGATACCACCTCTTCGGATGATAGTTTGATAAATTTTGATATCAAAATCGTTCGCATTTCTCGCGGAGAATTCGGAGTAACAGCCAAAGTCGAGTGGAACTACGATACGACTGAGGAAACCATG GTGGAAGCCGTTGTCTACCGAAGCTCTTCGGGAGATGAAAATGACTACAAGATGCTCCCATTTTCACTTCCCAAGCAAACCTTTTACGATTACCTCAATACCTACTATAAGGATGTGATAATTAAGAACTTTGGCCCCTGTTCCAATATTCCGCAGTTCGAGGACAAATTCCAACCGCCATGGCCAAAGCAGACTTTTATTGCTGACAAATGCCTTATTGATGGCGAAGGGTTTCCGGATATCTTACCGGCCGGATTCTACAAGATTATATTTAATTGTACCGGAGCGGACCAGCCGTCGTGGTCCTTTACTGCTATTTTTAAACTAACTaacaaaatgttttaa
- the LOC108017910 gene encoding uncharacterized protein, with protein MVQMVSLRYSFVSISMGFLLINGIRAARRWEYEPISVTGISSNDSLISFDTKIVRISRGEFGVSGIVEWNYDTTDKTMMEAVVYRSSSGDESDYKLLPFSVPKQSFYDYLNSYYKEVIMKNLGHCSNVPQFKGKFQPPWPKKTYIAEKCVFKADGLPDIILPGFYKIVFNCTGPNQPSWDFIGIAKIRNKMF; from the exons ATGGTTCAAATGGTTTCCCTCCGCTACTCGTTCGTTTCAATTTCGATGGGCTTTCTCCTGATCAATGGAATCAGAGCAGCG CGGAGATGGGAGTACGAACCCATATCGGTCACTGGCATCTCTTCGAATGACAGTTTAATAAGTTTCGATACCAAAATAGTTCGCATATCTCGCGGAGAATTCGGAGTATCAGGCATAGTCGAGTGGAACTACGATACGACTGACAAAACTATG ATGGAGGCCGTGGTCTACCGAAGTTCTTCGGGAGATGAGAGTGACTACAAGCTGCTCCCTTTTTCCGTGCCCAAGCAATCCTTTTACGATTACCTGAACAGCTACTATAAGGAAGTAATAATGAAGAATCTGGGCCACTGTTCCAATGTTCCACAGTTTAAGGGCAAATTCCAACCGCCATGGCCAAAGAAGACTTATATCGCTGAAAAATGCGTTTTTAAAGCCGATGGATTGCCGGATATCATACTGCCCGGATTCTACAAGATTGTATTTAATTGCACTGGACCGAACCAGCCGTCATGGGACTTTATTGGTATTgctaaaataagaaacaaaatGTTTTGA
- the LOC108017721 gene encoding uncharacterized protein, whose product MKIVRISRGEYGISATVVWDYDTTDKTMVEAVVYRSYSGDERDYMLLPFSIPKQSFYDYLNTYYKNVIMKNFGPCSNVPQFKDKFQPPWPKRTYIAEKCVFSGDGLPEIILPGFYKIIFNCSGPNQPSWAFVAVLKMRNKIF is encoded by the exons ATGAAAATCGTTCGCATATCTCGCGGCGAATATGGAATATCAGCCACAGTCGTTTGGGACTACGATACAACTGACAAAACCATG GTTGAGGCCGTTGTCTACCGAAGCTATTCGGGAGATGAGAGGGACTACATGTTGCTCCCGTTTTCCATTCCCAAGCAATCGTTTTACGATTATCTCAATACCTACTATAAGAATGTGATAATGAAGAACTTTGGCCCCTGCTCCAATGTTCCGCAGTTCAAGGACAAATTCCAACCTCCATGGCCAAAGCGGACTTATATTGCAGAAAAATGCGTTTTTAGTGGCGACGGATTGCCTGAAATCATATTGCCCGGATTCTACAAGATTATATTCAATTGCAGTGGACCGAACCAGCCGTCATGGGCCTTTGTTGCTGTTCTTAAAATgagaaacaaaatattttga
- the LOC108017904 gene encoding uncharacterized protein has translation MFFRCSLAGILLGVLLFNGCGAARKWEYELMSVETYSSDESLMKIDVRVERVDRGVYGVTGSVNWNYDTSDETMVQASVFKSNSGDESDYKSLPWAIPAQSLYEHMNTYYKDVSMKNFKHCSNVPQFEGKFQPPLPKQIYSGDKCVINCDGLPDIVPPGFYKIIMKCSGPGQPTWNATVISKVTTKMF, from the exons ATGTTTTTCCGGTGCTCACTTGCTGGTATTTTGTTGGGTGTCCTGCTCTTCAATGGATGTGGAGCCGCG CGCAAATGGGAGTACGAGCTCATGTCAGTCGAAACCTACAGTTCTGATGAGAGCCTAATGAAAATCGATGTCAGGGTTGAGCGCGTTGATCGCGGGGTTTATGGAGTAACCGGCAGTGTAAACTGGAACTACGATACGAGTGATGAGACTATG GTGCAGGCCAGTGTCTTCAAAAGCAATTCGGGGGATGAGAGCGACTACAAGTCACTCCCTTGGGCAATTCCCGCCCAATCTCTTTACGAACACATGAACACCTATTACAAGGATGTGTCGATGAAAAACTTTAAGCACTGTTCCAATGTTCCTCAATTCGAGGGAAAATTCCAACCCCCACTGCCAAAGCAGATTTATAGCGGCGACAAATGCGTAATAAATTGCGACGGGTTGCCTGATATCGTTCCTCCCGGATTCTACAAGATCATAATGAAATGCTCGGGACCAGGCCAGCCCACATGGAATGCTACTGTTATTTCGAAAGTAACAACCAAGATGTTCTAA
- the LOC108017907 gene encoding uncharacterized protein, whose translation MSGCSLLFFFGAILIHGCIAGRNWDYEPLSLTSYSSDENLLKITTKVDRLGRSEYAFSMTLNWNYDVDKDTMVEADVYHCSSGDEEDYKIMPWSIPQQPFFEYLNGFYKDAFIKNVGHCSNMVQFEGDFVPPWPKNVYILDKCVANGEGLPDIAPEGYFKLVYKMTGQVEWGFTLIVKVEHKVI comes from the exons ATGTCGGGTTGCTCATTGCTGTTTTTTTTCGGTGCGATCCTGATTCACGGCTGTATTGCAGGA CGCAACTGGGATTACGAACCCTTATCATTGACATCCTATAGCTCAGATGAGAATCTTTTAAAGATTACGACCAAGGTTGATCGACTGGGACGCAGTGAGTACGCGTTTTCCATGACGTTGAACTGGAACTATGATGTGGATAAGGACACCATG GTTGAAGCAGATGTTTACCACTGCTCATCGGGCGACGAGGAAGACTATAAAATAATGCCCTGGTCTATACCCCAACAGCCCTTTTTCGAGTATCTAAACGGCTTCTACAAGGACGCGTTCATCAAGAATGTGGGCCACTGCTCCAATATGGTCCAATTCGAAGGGGATTTTGTCCCGCCGTGGcccaaaaatgtttatatactgGACAAGTGCGTAGCCAATGGCGAGGGACTACCAGATATCGCACCAGAGGGTTATTTCAAATTAGTTTATAAAATGACAGGGCAGGTTGAATGGGGTTTTACTCTGATCGTTAAGGTCGAACATAAGGTTATTTAA
- the LOC108017720 gene encoding uncharacterized protein: protein MFFINVPLLSFVYLFGTLYDECAARTNWEATPLSIGGTSTNPSAMDMDLRLERISRSEFGFSGTFFWNIDMDDNVMVEMRILNSYSGNEADYKLTPYSIQPQKFIDYINTFYKDMLIPNLGNCTDMPRYDDGYVPPWPKATFSFTRCSLNGKGLPDILAEGFYRGEAIITALPTVAVNISVTLRIKTKMF from the exons atgttttttattaacgTTCCTTTGCTTTCATTTGTGTACCTTTTTGGAACCCTATACGATGAATGTGCAGCCAGG ACCAATTGGGAGGCCACGCCCCTTTCGATAGGAGGAACGAGCACAAATCCGAGTGCTATGGACATGGATCTGCGACTTGAGCGCATTTCGAGGTCAGAGTTCGGTTTTTCTGGCACATTCTTCTGGAATATTGATATGGACGACAACGTAATG GTCGAGATGCGCATTTTGAACAGCTACTCCGGCAACGAGGCCGACTACAAGCTGACCCCCTATTCCATCCAACCGCAGAAATTCATTGACTACATCAACACCTTCTACAAGGACATGCTGATTCCCAATCTCGGAAACTGCACCGATATGCCGAGGTACGATGACGGATATGTACCGCCCTGGCCCAAGGCGACCTTCAGTTTCACCCGCTGCAGCCTCAACGGCAAAGGACTGCCGGATATTTTGGCCGAGGGCTTCTATAGGGGCGAGGCCATCATCACCGCCCTACCAACTGTGGCCGTAAACATCTCGGTCACTCTGCGGATCAAAACGAAAATGTTCTAA
- the LOC108017905 gene encoding protein GSKIP homolog has translation MALVQSDENDFHALRDAQRMVDSCQDFADHLIVAEFLPHCRWVAYINIRTLEQVIYCVELSRAGYRIVAYDFDNVADEVANCDTIYESAHQLLAGISPLYGEKYGFGREPLKKRKE, from the coding sequence ATGGCTCTCGTCCAGAGTGACGAAAACGATTTCCACGCTCTCCGCGATGCCCAAAGGATGGTGGACTCGTGCCAGGACTTTGCGGACCACTTGATCGTGGCCGAGTTCCTGCCCCACTGCCGTTGGGTGGCCTACATCAATATTCGCACCCTGGAGCAGGTCATCTATTGTGTTGAGCTCAGCCGGGCCGGCTATCGGATCGTGGCCTATGACTTCGATAATGTGGCCGATGAGGTGGCCAATTGTGACACCATCTATGAGTCTGCCCACCAACTGCTGGCCGGGATTAGTCCTTTGTATGGCGAGAAATATGGCTTTGGACGAGAGCCTCTGAAGAAGCGAAAGGAGTAG
- the LOC139352471 gene encoding putative mediator of RNA polymerase II transcription subunit 15 — protein sequence MKLNNLRYELWRKLPCNKQHQPHSNTKNSHSTNGNTNNFDANSSNMRNSIYNSSNSSSNNNRCNINNCNTGNTIRKQSNNSGEKRQQQQQAHKQHRKQPEQHQLQQQQQQKKQRKQHQEQQQQQHKMPPR from the exons ATGAAGTTGAACAATTTGAGATACGAGCTGTGGAGGAAG CTACCTTGCAACAAGCAACATCAGCCACACAGCAACACTAAAAATAGTCACAGTACCAACGGCAACACTAACAACTTCGATGCCAATAGCAGCAACATGAGAAACAGCATTTACAatagcagcaacagcagcagcaacaacaacagatgCAACATAAACAACTGCAACACTGGCAACACCATAAGAAAACAGAGCAACAACAGCGGGGAAAAaaggcagcagcaacaacaagcaCACAAGCAACACCGTAAGCAACCAGAGCAACATcagctgcaacagcaacaacaacagaaaaAGCAACGCAAGCAACACcaagagcaacaacaacagcaacacaaGATGCCCCCACgttaa
- the Tango8 gene encoding uncharacterized protein Tango8 — protein sequence MAITAAATSAGETAANELNKYCCCAEKQQQQQQQQQRRQQHQQIKGRQKARDVRDV from the coding sequence ATGGCAAtaactgcagcagcaacatcagcagggGAGACAGCGGCAAACGAGCTAAACAAGTATTGCTGCTGTGCcgagaagcagcagcagcagcagcagcaacagcaacgacggcagcaacatcagcagatAAAAGGCAGACAAAAGGCACGAGATGTGAGAGACGTCTAg